One genomic segment of Gemmatimonadota bacterium includes these proteins:
- a CDS encoding GNAT family N-acetyltransferase, with amino-acid sequence MHLVIPAAEHLESYRDALARGWSPDTRRPEAAAEELARVNEDAARFLAEQDDMTASGPPIHLPDGTAVPRLPGYRRWLWDGAFAGVISFRWQPGGESLPPYCLGHVGYSVVPWRQGRGYATKALRHFLADLPPLGMRYVELTCNTDNAASRRVIEVNGGVLVEQFSPPNVVGGGESLRFRIALPH; translated from the coding sequence ATGCACCTCGTCATCCCCGCCGCCGAACACCTCGAGAGTTACCGCGATGCCCTGGCCCGCGGCTGGTCGCCCGATACCAGGCGCCCGGAAGCGGCCGCGGAGGAGCTGGCGCGCGTCAACGAGGACGCCGCCCGCTTCCTGGCCGAGCAGGACGACATGACCGCCAGCGGTCCGCCGATCCATCTCCCCGATGGCACCGCAGTGCCCCGGCTGCCGGGGTATCGCCGCTGGCTGTGGGACGGCGCATTCGCCGGTGTGATCTCCTTCCGTTGGCAGCCCGGTGGCGAGTCGCTGCCGCCCTACTGCCTCGGCCACGTCGGCTATTCGGTGGTCCCGTGGCGCCAGGGGCGCGGCTACGCGACCAAGGCGCTGCGCCACTTTCTGGCCGACCTGCCGCCGCTCGGGATGCGCTACGTGGAACTGACCTGCAACACCGACAACGCCGCGTCGCGGCGGGTGATTGAGGTGAACGGCGGCGTCCTCGTGGAACAATTCTCCCCACCCAACGTCGTGGGTGGCGGCGAGAGCCTGCGGTTCAGGATCGCGTTGCCGCACTAG
- a CDS encoding ketoacyl-ACP synthase III → MPNTRIVATGRAVPERVVTNDDLSKLMDTTDEWIRQRTGIQQRHWAVEGDSATGFSLLATQRALAKAGMEASELDAIVYATSTSDHFAPGNGVYLQQALGIGTIPAIDIRTQCSGFVYGLSIADAYIKSGMYRTVLVVGSELQSTGMDVTDRGRNTAVIFADGAGVAIVQACDEAAGSGILAWDLHSEGEHAGLLWVDTPGSIYHPRNQAEHIAEGKGFLDMDGKEVFRHATTRMPESVGAVLEKGDKRAEDLALLIPHQANLRISEMVQKRLGLRDDQVYNNIQRYGNTTSATIPIALDEALEQGLLKRGDLLAITAFGSGFLWGSALIRY, encoded by the coding sequence ATGCCCAACACCCGCATTGTCGCCACCGGCCGCGCCGTCCCCGAGCGCGTCGTCACCAACGACGACCTCAGCAAGCTGATGGACACCACCGACGAGTGGATCCGCCAACGCACCGGCATCCAGCAACGTCACTGGGCGGTCGAGGGCGACTCCGCCACCGGCTTCTCGCTCCTCGCGACCCAGCGGGCGCTGGCCAAGGCGGGGATGGAGGCGTCCGAACTCGATGCGATCGTCTACGCCACCTCCACCTCGGACCACTTCGCCCCCGGCAACGGCGTCTATCTCCAGCAGGCCCTCGGCATCGGCACCATCCCGGCCATCGACATCCGCACCCAGTGCAGCGGCTTCGTCTACGGCCTCTCGATCGCCGACGCCTATATCAAGAGCGGGATGTACCGCACGGTGCTGGTGGTCGGGTCGGAGTTGCAGAGCACCGGGATGGACGTGACCGACCGGGGCCGCAACACGGCGGTGATCTTCGCCGATGGAGCGGGCGTCGCGATCGTGCAGGCGTGCGACGAAGCCGCGGGCTCGGGGATCCTCGCCTGGGACCTGCACTCCGAAGGCGAACATGCCGGGCTGCTCTGGGTCGACACGCCAGGGAGCATCTATCACCCGCGGAACCAGGCCGAGCATATCGCCGAGGGGAAGGGCTTCCTCGACATGGACGGCAAGGAGGTCTTTCGGCACGCCACCACGCGGATGCCGGAGTCCGTCGGTGCCGTGCTCGAGAAGGGCGACAAGCGCGCGGAGGATCTCGCGCTGCTGATTCCGCATCAGGCCAACCTGCGCATCTCCGAGATGGTCCAGAAGCGCCTCGGCCTCCGCGATGACCAGGTCTACAACAACATCCAGCGCTACGGCAACACCACCAGCGCGACGATTCCGATCGCGCTCGACGAGGCGCTGGAGCAAGGGCTCCTGAAGCGCGGCGACCTGCTGGCGATCACGGCGTTCGGGTCGGGTTTTCTGTGGGGGAGTGCGCTGATTCGGTACTGA